From Leptospira ryugenii, a single genomic window includes:
- a CDS encoding S41 family peptidase translates to MKRFLYLSSLFLILSFTLPAGFISCEREAKKAQKRVTDFTDRDFEQVVSSIDRYYIDKNINKNRAFTDAAVFALMSLPHPLYLYPESYYSEREKYEDKDDIYPGKEFKISPSDKFVIFDPDYEQVEKIQKEKLKKNENKKLSDEELKKLIEKEKLRKSVIAAKWEETNFSKKDFDRILAYISENLKTYKEPVLKSLTEIDGELDEESEEVKKEFSMEQVFLAAANGYLNSLDPHSSVFLKEMWEESMAKISDGSFEGIGAILSGGGNREVIVESPLEGSPAVRAGVRSGDTIVAVDNKLIKGLSLDKVVKKIKGKKGTKVVLTIKRKGNTANLDIEVIRDKITIKNVSYHLLKENPQIGYIKLTGFVKAAGEEPVESVIVKGLRSLEEEAKTNGKELKALVLDLRNNSGGYLDLAVDIADMFITKGLIVSTKIPNKASSEESYATKEDITKLPLVVLINAKSASASEIVASAIQHHGRGLLLGERTFGKATVQRLIDPLPGNDDYVLKLTNSRYYSPSGKTIQVVGVSPDIEVSEEADGGFPFRYREEDMWNHLPKIPYDGQVKSRFNIEAINAYVKKNGKAEAYLKQHSNDAIKPDYMLVRAVDYIEGFLNTK, encoded by the coding sequence TTGAAACGATTTTTATACCTTTCTTCCCTCTTTTTAATCTTAAGCTTCACCCTTCCAGCAGGGTTTATCTCCTGTGAACGTGAGGCCAAAAAAGCCCAAAAAAGGGTTACTGATTTTACAGACAGAGATTTTGAGCAAGTTGTGTCTTCCATCGACAGATACTACATTGACAAAAATATCAACAAAAACCGTGCCTTTACAGACGCCGCCGTTTTTGCTTTGATGAGTTTACCGCATCCTCTTTACCTTTACCCCGAATCCTATTACTCGGAACGAGAAAAATACGAAGACAAGGATGATATCTATCCTGGTAAAGAGTTTAAAATTTCGCCCTCCGATAAGTTTGTGATTTTTGATCCTGACTACGAACAAGTGGAAAAGATTCAAAAAGAAAAGCTAAAGAAAAATGAAAACAAAAAGCTGTCGGATGAAGAGTTAAAGAAGCTCATTGAAAAAGAAAAACTAAGAAAGTCAGTTATCGCAGCAAAATGGGAAGAAACAAATTTTTCAAAAAAGGACTTTGATCGTATCCTAGCCTACATCAGCGAAAATCTAAAAACCTACAAAGAGCCCGTCCTCAAATCACTCACCGAAATAGATGGAGAGTTAGACGAAGAGAGTGAGGAAGTTAAAAAAGAATTTAGCATGGAACAGGTGTTCCTTGCTGCCGCCAATGGCTACTTAAATTCTCTAGACCCACACTCTAGCGTTTTCCTTAAAGAGATGTGGGAAGAGTCAATGGCAAAAATTTCTGATGGCTCCTTTGAAGGCATCGGCGCCATCCTCTCAGGTGGAGGAAATCGGGAAGTCATCGTGGAAAGCCCATTAGAGGGTAGCCCAGCTGTAAGGGCTGGAGTGCGCTCGGGAGATACCATTGTCGCAGTTGATAACAAACTCATCAAGGGATTGTCGCTGGATAAGGTTGTCAAAAAGATTAAAGGCAAAAAAGGAACAAAGGTTGTCCTGACAATTAAAAGAAAAGGAAACACAGCAAACTTAGATATCGAAGTTATCCGCGATAAGATTACGATCAAGAACGTATCCTACCACTTACTCAAAGAAAATCCGCAAATCGGTTATATTAAACTGACTGGATTTGTAAAAGCGGCTGGCGAAGAACCCGTTGAATCGGTGATCGTGAAAGGTTTGCGCAGCCTAGAAGAAGAAGCCAAAACCAACGGCAAAGAATTGAAGGCACTCGTTTTGGATCTACGAAACAATTCGGGTGGTTACCTAGATCTAGCTGTGGACATAGCAGATATGTTCATTACAAAAGGTCTCATCGTTTCCACAAAGATTCCAAACAAAGCAAGCTCTGAAGAATCCTATGCCACCAAAGAGGACATCACAAAACTACCGCTAGTTGTTTTAATCAACGCAAAATCAGCCTCTGCTTCTGAAATTGTTGCAAGTGCGATCCAACACCACGGTCGCGGTTTGTTATTAGGAGAGAGGACATTTGGTAAAGCGACGGTCCAAAGATTGATCGATCCCCTTCCTGGCAATGACGACTATGTTCTTAAACTCACCAATTCGCGTTACTACTCTCCATCAGGCAAAACCATACAAGTTGTGGGTGTGAGCCCGGATATTGAAGTATCAGAAGAAGCAGATGGAGGCTTTCCTTTCCGTTACCGAGAGGAAGATATGTGGAACCATTTGCCAAAGATTCCATATGATGGTCAGGTGAAATCTCGATTCAACATAGAAGCCATCAATGCCTATGTAAAAAAGAATGGTAAGGCAGAGGCCTACCTAAAGCAACACTCAAATGATGCGATCAAACCAGATTATATGTTAGTGAGGGCAGTTGATTACATCGAAGGTTTTTTAAATACCAAGTGA
- the miaA gene encoding tRNA (adenosine(37)-N6)-dimethylallyltransferase MiaA: MYRLQKQMLVLAGPTGSGKTSLVCSLNPQIFEVVSFDSRQIYQELSIGTTCPTEDELVQMPHHLVQCIPPTDTMNAGDYSILAKKAVQTIFDKGKIPILVTGSGFYLRAFLQGMFPVPKIPEETKEIAKNMDYAEAIHYLREKDPIALSEIQTSDHYRLKRILEVVLTGARWSEVSKQTVGGFLEENPGLKIQGYWLDWPREELYRRIGKRVLGIYEGMLDETMRVAEQFGADCPGLRSLGYNFALDFLQGAIDTNAFIESLAQAHRNYAKRQITWFRKDPLLQANRWEDVFSEWKNIEKI; the protein is encoded by the coding sequence ATGTATCGCCTCCAAAAACAAATGTTAGTATTAGCAGGGCCTACGGGCTCTGGTAAAACTTCCCTCGTCTGTTCTCTCAATCCGCAAATATTCGAAGTCGTCTCTTTCGATTCTCGCCAAATCTACCAGGAATTATCCATTGGGACAACTTGTCCCACAGAAGACGAGCTTGTCCAAATGCCGCACCATCTGGTCCAATGTATACCACCCACAGATACAATGAATGCGGGCGATTATTCGATTCTCGCAAAAAAAGCTGTCCAGACGATCTTCGACAAAGGGAAAATACCTATACTGGTCACAGGCAGCGGTTTTTACCTAAGGGCTTTTTTACAAGGTATGTTTCCCGTTCCCAAAATACCAGAAGAGACCAAAGAAATTGCAAAGAACATGGATTATGCGGAAGCCATTCACTATCTGCGAGAAAAGGATCCTATTGCTCTCTCCGAAATCCAGACAAGCGACCATTACCGATTGAAGCGGATCTTGGAAGTGGTCTTAACGGGAGCACGGTGGTCGGAAGTTTCCAAACAAACTGTTGGAGGATTTTTAGAAGAGAATCCTGGCTTGAAAATCCAGGGCTATTGGCTGGATTGGCCGAGAGAAGAGCTCTATCGGCGCATAGGAAAGCGTGTACTAGGAATTTACGAAGGTATGTTGGATGAGACAATGCGTGTAGCAGAACAGTTCGGAGCAGACTGCCCAGGCCTTCGTTCCCTGGGTTATAATTTTGCGCTTGATTTCTTGCAAGGAGCCATTGACACTAATGCATTCATAGAATCATTGGCGCAGGCTCATCGAAATTATGCCAAAAGGCAGATCACCTGGTTTCGTAAGGACCCGCTCCTCCAAGCCAATCGCTGGGAAGATGTTTTCTCTGAATGGAAAAATATAGAAAAAATATAG
- a CDS encoding DUF805 domain-containing protein, producing MVQEIQDSIQTCFKKYVDFSGKAARPEFWWFALFTFVVSNILQAIHPIVGAIFSLGTLLPYLGAAARRLRDTGRSPWWLLIAFTGIGVFVLIYFWAQKGET from the coding sequence ATGGTACAAGAAATTCAAGATTCAATCCAAACCTGTTTCAAAAAGTATGTTGATTTCAGTGGTAAAGCTGCAAGACCAGAATTCTGGTGGTTTGCTCTATTCACTTTTGTTGTGAGCAACATCCTCCAAGCCATTCACCCAATCGTTGGTGCTATATTCTCTCTTGGTACACTGTTGCCTTACCTTGGTGCTGCCGCGCGTCGATTGCGTGACACTGGAAGAAGCCCTTGGTGGTTGCTCATTGCCTTTACAGGTATTGGTGTTTTCGTTCTTATTTACTTTTGGGCACAAAAAGGCGAAACATAG
- a CDS encoding FYDLN acid domain-containing protein produces MVAKKASKKSVPSAKKKAPSKEKPSKPTKTAAKKEEKPKASPKAPVGKAKPAPAAPAPSKSKPTAKEKGEHSSNPLGKKFSCYSCGTKFYDLNKPEKKCPKCGADQLAKPAIKSRLAALRQSEYEVEEEEEPVIDEDEILEDAEEIEDTEEEEEVAEEE; encoded by the coding sequence ATGGTAGCAAAGAAAGCATCGAAAAAATCTGTTCCATCGGCGAAAAAAAAGGCTCCTTCCAAGGAAAAACCTTCCAAACCAACCAAAACCGCCGCCAAAAAAGAAGAAAAGCCAAAGGCTTCTCCAAAAGCACCCGTGGGTAAGGCAAAGCCAGCACCTGCAGCTCCCGCTCCCTCTAAGTCAAAACCGACAGCCAAGGAAAAAGGCGAGCACTCTTCCAATCCTCTAGGTAAAAAGTTCAGTTGTTATTCTTGTGGTACAAAATTCTACGATCTGAATAAACCTGAAAAGAAATGCCCGAAATGTGGTGCAGACCAGTTAGCAAAACCTGCCATCAAATCTCGATTAGCTGCTCTGAGACAGAGCGAATATGAGGTTGAAGAAGAGGAAGAGCCAGTCATTGATGAAGACGAAATTTTAGAAGATGCAGAAGAGATTGAAGATACTGAGGAGGAGGAAGAAGTCGCAGAAGAAGAATAG
- the hfq gene encoding RNA chaperone Hfq — protein sequence MSAKNNIQDQLLNTARKEKIDLTIYLLNGVPLKGKVVSFDNFTIILENDNKQNLVYKHAISTIIPGKPIKLHSEESGKEGT from the coding sequence ATGTCTGCAAAAAACAATATCCAAGACCAACTTCTCAATACTGCTCGCAAAGAAAAAATCGATCTCACAATTTATTTGTTAAATGGAGTACCTCTCAAAGGCAAAGTCGTAAGTTTTGATAACTTTACCATCATTTTGGAAAATGATAACAAACAGAACCTGGTATACAAACACGCCATCTCCACCATCATTCCAGGAAAGCCTATCAAATTGCATTCCGAGGAATCTGGCAAAGAAGGGACCTAA
- a CDS encoding MATE family efflux transporter translates to MLQFTFSLRELTKGVLELWPIAFPIFISQAIDVAMVFCDRYFLAKLSKEDLAATLSGGLSLYVFGTLIVGTLGQIIALVGQYRGAKQIENSIRIVHQGFFLSLVLGLLFVLLSKKIAPVLFAFFNHDPLLLERESAYFSILSFSILLMSFRMSFASFFIGIGNSKIVTWSASGALFCNIPLTYLLVFGKFGFPKMGIEGAALATVISGLIPNLVLCTVFYSKKYRTEYRTGIIPRFEFPLFWKLLRYGLPAGIEGMINVMGFMFFTMVMYSYSSEIAAATTIVLNWDMVCFIPLLGISQAVSGQIGKYLGEQNKRKAMQIAYSALIMGWVYASMITLTYLSANEYLVRIFASEHVSGKESAVYSYAKSMLLISCLYFLFDSTYNILSGILKGAGDTVWVMLTSNCLMWTTASLVYFGKNHFQLSPLVSWWALTAMVFSLGLSFMIRFLGKKWLSLLMIEPQDNID, encoded by the coding sequence ATGTTACAATTTACTTTCTCTCTTCGGGAACTTACGAAGGGCGTACTGGAGTTATGGCCCATCGCCTTCCCAATTTTCATCTCTCAAGCCATAGATGTAGCCATGGTGTTTTGCGATCGTTATTTCCTCGCAAAACTTAGCAAAGAGGACCTTGCCGCGACACTTAGCGGGGGTTTGAGTTTATATGTTTTTGGCACTTTGATCGTAGGGACACTAGGCCAAATCATTGCTCTTGTCGGCCAATACCGAGGAGCAAAACAAATCGAGAATTCTATTCGGATCGTACACCAGGGATTTTTTCTGTCCTTGGTTTTAGGTCTGTTATTCGTTTTGTTAAGCAAAAAGATAGCTCCCGTACTCTTTGCATTTTTTAACCATGATCCCTTACTTTTGGAAAGAGAATCCGCATATTTTTCCATTCTCTCTTTCTCCATTCTGCTCATGTCCTTTCGGATGAGTTTTGCTAGCTTTTTCATTGGAATTGGAAATTCTAAAATTGTGACCTGGTCTGCATCAGGCGCACTATTCTGCAATATTCCTTTGACCTACTTACTCGTCTTTGGAAAGTTTGGGTTTCCTAAAATGGGAATAGAAGGTGCTGCATTAGCAACTGTTATATCTGGATTAATTCCAAATCTTGTCTTATGCACGGTTTTCTATTCTAAAAAATATAGAACGGAATACCGAACTGGAATCATACCCAGATTTGAATTTCCTCTATTTTGGAAACTACTGAGGTATGGACTGCCCGCAGGCATTGAAGGTATGATCAATGTTATGGGGTTTATGTTCTTCACAATGGTGATGTATTCGTATTCAAGTGAGATAGCGGCAGCCACAACGATAGTCTTAAACTGGGATATGGTTTGTTTCATTCCCTTGTTAGGAATTTCACAAGCTGTATCTGGCCAGATTGGAAAATACTTAGGAGAACAAAATAAGAGAAAAGCCATGCAAATTGCCTATTCCGCTTTGATTATGGGATGGGTCTATGCGAGTATGATTACCTTAACTTACCTTTCTGCAAATGAGTATTTAGTCAGAATCTTTGCCTCAGAACATGTGAGTGGGAAAGAATCAGCTGTTTACTCGTATGCAAAGTCTATGCTTTTGATTTCTTGCCTCTACTTTTTGTTTGATTCCACCTACAATATCTTAAGTGGGATCTTAAAAGGCGCAGGAGACACTGTATGGGTGATGTTGACATCAAATTGTCTGATGTGGACAACTGCCAGTTTGGTATACTTCGGAAAGAACCATTTTCAATTGAGTCCCCTCGTAAGCTGGTGGGCTCTCACGGCCATGGTATTTTCTCTTGGACTCAGTTTCATGATTCGGTTTTTGGGTAAAAAATGGCTCAGCCTTTTGATGATTGAGCCACAAGATAACATTGATTAG
- a CDS encoding DUF4349 domain-containing protein, whose protein sequence is MNYKLTVILLLCFSFACKDSQEQSKDKPDSSAMMKSASAVADERSELEERSEETKKAMAPEEKPLGDPFLPNLNVTDRLLEYNVNLTYQCHDLVLTRKELLKIITKYGYLENSNAYNDKNPYMNLTIKVNATKLHEILLDLDQLGSLQNEEISVVDHTDAMVWQKRKVSREKVRLIRRAKALNQTNSSQRNWPEIEESIEQSEENLDLSEHETWRILEKVKWATIQLHFVSPRNVDEIEVPIYKNALIGILNFTLSLLYYMIWILPFIGFLFLSYLAYGRFKKIRKSS, encoded by the coding sequence TTGAACTATAAACTTACAGTCATACTTTTATTATGTTTTTCTTTCGCATGTAAAGATTCCCAAGAACAAAGCAAAGATAAACCAGACTCTTCTGCAATGATGAAATCTGCTTCTGCTGTAGCCGACGAACGTTCGGAATTAGAAGAACGTTCCGAAGAAACAAAGAAAGCGATGGCGCCAGAAGAAAAACCACTGGGAGATCCGTTTTTACCCAATCTCAATGTGACGGATCGCTTACTAGAGTACAATGTAAACCTTACCTACCAATGCCACGATCTCGTTCTGACTCGGAAAGAATTGTTAAAGATCATCACAAAGTATGGATATCTTGAGAACAGCAATGCTTACAACGATAAGAATCCCTATATGAATCTAACCATCAAAGTCAATGCCACTAAATTGCATGAAATTCTTCTGGATTTGGACCAACTTGGTAGCTTACAGAATGAAGAAATCTCAGTGGTTGATCACACCGATGCGATGGTTTGGCAAAAAAGAAAAGTAAGTCGAGAGAAAGTCCGGCTGATAAGACGAGCAAAAGCACTCAACCAAACAAACTCCAGCCAAAGAAATTGGCCGGAAATAGAGGAAAGCATAGAACAATCCGAGGAAAATTTAGATCTATCCGAGCATGAAACTTGGCGCATCCTCGAAAAAGTCAAATGGGCCACCATCCAATTGCATTTTGTGAGCCCAAGGAATGTCGATGAAATTGAGGTCCCCATCTATAAAAACGCCCTGATTGGTATTCTCAATTTCACCTTGAGTTTGTTATACTATATGATTTGGATTCTTCCTTTTATCGGCTTTTTATTCTTATCCTATCTTGCATACGGAAGATTTAAAAAGATCCGAAAATCATCCTAA
- the nadB gene encoding L-aspartate oxidase — MTRITTDFLIIGSGVSGLFSALKLAPLGEVVVVTKKADYESNTNYAQGGIASVFDDKDKFEEHIQDTLSAGAGLCDPEAVRVLVEEGPTRVRELLEIGVPFTRDESGNLDLSREGGHSKNRIVHSHDRTGSAVEKALLDAVHANSNIRILENHACVDLMTRHHLKNKEGLPLRCYGAYIVDTETSEVFPVIAKKTLLATGGAGQVYLHTTNPNIATGDGVASAYRAGAIIKNMEFYQFHPTSLFHEQGNSFLISEAVRGHGGILREMNGRPFMKDYHEMGELAPRDIVARAIDDTMKKRGESYVLLDITHRPANDIKSHFPSIYERCKKLGIDITTDPIPVVPAAHYMCGGVATDLFGRTNIQDLYACGETTCTGVHGGNRLASNSLLECLVFSHRIAIDIQNQGKLDYPQESKEIPAWNKEGTTNTEEWILISHNLGEVRTIMSNYVGIVRSNLRLERALRRLQLISEEVKDYYNRTTVSLGLLELRNLVKVADLIVRSALMRKESRGLHFSTDYKEDRSPSRKDTVLHNLN, encoded by the coding sequence GTGACCCGGATCACGACAGATTTTTTGATCATTGGGAGCGGAGTCAGTGGGCTCTTCAGTGCACTGAAACTTGCTCCTCTTGGTGAAGTTGTAGTCGTTACCAAAAAAGCTGACTACGAATCCAATACCAATTATGCCCAAGGTGGCATTGCCTCTGTCTTTGATGATAAGGATAAATTTGAGGAGCATATACAAGATACCCTCAGTGCTGGAGCAGGTCTATGTGATCCAGAAGCAGTCCGTGTTCTCGTAGAAGAAGGCCCAACAAGGGTTCGTGAATTATTGGAAATAGGAGTCCCTTTTACAAGGGACGAATCGGGCAATCTCGATCTTAGCCGAGAAGGTGGCCATAGCAAAAACCGCATCGTCCATTCACACGATAGAACTGGAAGTGCAGTCGAAAAAGCCCTATTGGATGCAGTACACGCAAATTCAAATATTCGTATATTAGAAAACCATGCTTGTGTAGACTTGATGACAAGGCACCATTTAAAAAATAAGGAAGGTTTACCCCTTCGTTGTTATGGGGCCTACATTGTAGATACTGAAACAAGCGAAGTCTTTCCCGTCATTGCCAAAAAAACCTTACTGGCTACTGGTGGTGCGGGACAAGTCTATTTGCACACTACAAATCCAAACATTGCTACAGGTGATGGTGTAGCCTCAGCTTACCGTGCCGGCGCCATTATCAAAAACATGGAATTTTATCAATTTCATCCTACATCACTTTTCCATGAACAAGGAAACTCATTCTTAATTTCCGAAGCTGTGCGAGGTCATGGTGGGATTTTACGTGAAATGAATGGTAGACCTTTTATGAAAGATTACCATGAGATGGGAGAGCTTGCTCCACGTGATATTGTAGCAAGAGCGATCGATGATACAATGAAAAAGAGAGGTGAATCTTATGTGCTATTGGACATCACCCACAGACCTGCTAACGATATCAAAAGCCATTTTCCTTCGATTTATGAAAGATGTAAAAAATTGGGGATTGATATCACTACCGATCCTATTCCAGTTGTGCCAGCAGCACACTATATGTGTGGAGGTGTGGCTACCGATTTATTCGGACGGACCAATATCCAAGACCTGTATGCATGTGGGGAAACAACTTGTACGGGGGTACATGGAGGCAACCGCCTAGCATCCAACAGTCTTTTGGAGTGTTTGGTCTTCTCTCATAGAATCGCTATCGATATCCAAAACCAAGGAAAACTAGATTACCCTCAAGAAAGTAAGGAAATACCTGCATGGAATAAAGAGGGAACAACCAATACCGAGGAGTGGATCCTAATCTCACATAATTTAGGTGAGGTAAGGACGATCATGAGTAATTATGTGGGAATTGTGCGTTCCAATCTTAGATTGGAGAGGGCTCTACGTAGATTACAATTGATCTCAGAAGAAGTAAAAGACTACTACAATCGTACTACTGTTTCATTGGGTCTTTTGGAATTACGCAATTTAGTGAAGGTTGCTGATTTAATTGTACGATCTGCACTGATGCGAAAAGAAAGTAGAGGACTGCATTTTAGCACAGACTACAAAGAAGATAGAAGTCCGTCTAGAAAAGATACCGTTTTACACAATCTAAACTAA
- a CDS encoding mannose-1-phosphate guanylyltransferase, protein MAKLIKEQPVVLIMAGGKGERFWPRSRTNSPKQLQKVYSSKTLLRETIDRALTITSMDRIFIGTNANLKQEILKKDPKFPANNFIIEPEGKNTAPIIALSALYFQKKFGNPNLVVLSADAFIDPIKEFTNTIKQALYETEHGMVLLGIKPNRPEIGYGYISAGKATEAGFLVKGFFEKPDYKTALKYIKKKNFYWNPGIFIFRVETILEEFQKHSPNILQPLASRFPFKNFGDLKTAFALLPSEAIDTAIMEKSTKIRMVEASFQWDDVGSWLSLERILPENQGNHHQGKEVFYHKAKGNISSVQKDLIAFLGVQDLIVVEEPDVLFVASRASINDIKSMLASIRKNKVLQKYLD, encoded by the coding sequence ATGGCAAAGCTAATCAAAGAACAACCAGTGGTTCTCATCATGGCGGGGGGAAAAGGGGAGAGATTTTGGCCCCGTTCCCGAACCAACTCGCCTAAACAATTGCAAAAAGTCTATTCCTCCAAGACCTTACTCCGAGAAACCATAGACCGGGCTCTGACGATCACAAGCATGGATCGGATCTTTATCGGTACCAACGCAAACCTCAAACAAGAAATCTTAAAAAAGGACCCCAAGTTCCCTGCTAACAATTTTATCATTGAACCTGAGGGTAAAAATACTGCACCTATCATTGCCCTTTCAGCGCTTTATTTCCAAAAAAAATTTGGCAACCCCAATTTGGTTGTACTATCTGCAGATGCTTTCATTGACCCGATCAAAGAATTTACAAATACCATAAAACAAGCCTTATATGAAACAGAACATGGAATGGTTTTGCTCGGCATAAAACCGAACCGTCCAGAGATCGGTTATGGATATATCAGCGCAGGAAAGGCAACAGAAGCTGGGTTTTTGGTAAAAGGGTTTTTTGAAAAACCGGACTATAAAACTGCCTTAAAATACATTAAAAAGAAAAACTTCTATTGGAATCCTGGAATTTTTATCTTCCGAGTAGAGACAATTTTAGAAGAGTTTCAAAAGCATTCCCCTAACATATTACAGCCATTAGCCTCGCGTTTTCCCTTTAAAAATTTTGGAGATTTGAAGACTGCCTTTGCCCTCTTGCCAAGCGAAGCCATTGACACGGCCATCATGGAAAAGAGCACAAAGATTCGAATGGTAGAGGCTAGTTTCCAATGGGATGATGTGGGTTCTTGGCTCTCATTGGAAAGGATTCTTCCGGAAAACCAAGGGAACCACCACCAAGGAAAAGAAGTTTTTTACCACAAAGCAAAGGGAAATATCTCTTCCGTACAAAAAGACCTCATTGCTTTTTTAGGGGTGCAAGATTTGATCGTCGTAGAGGAACCCGACGTTCTCTTTGTAGCCTCTCGTGCAAGCATCAACGACATCAAGTCGATGTTGGCTTCCATACGGAAAAATAAAGTTTTACAAAAGTACCTCGATTAG
- a CDS encoding pyridoxine 5'-phosphate synthase gives MTQLSVNVNKIATLRNSRGGGIPNVISFCQLILDLGAHGITIHPREDERHITKKDVFEIASFLKQYNTNRTEKKELNIEGEPSKRFMELVLAVEPDQATLVPVTPGEITSDHGFNLFHPGERDLVAECTQALKQKSIRVSLFMESDPQGYEIAKDLGADRIELYTGPFAHACDQSLESGKVFFKEYETAAKRANELGLGVNAGHDLDTNNLQIFAKLPHLAEVSIGHRLMAQALRDGMKQTIEDYLKVLSQGH, from the coding sequence ATGACACAATTAAGTGTAAATGTGAATAAAATCGCCACTTTGCGCAATTCGCGTGGGGGGGGAATTCCCAATGTCATCTCGTTTTGCCAACTGATCTTAGATTTAGGCGCACATGGTATTACCATTCATCCGAGAGAAGATGAAAGGCATATTACCAAAAAGGATGTTTTCGAGATTGCTTCCTTTTTAAAACAATACAATACAAATCGTACGGAAAAGAAAGAACTGAATATCGAGGGAGAGCCTAGCAAACGCTTTATGGAGCTCGTTTTGGCAGTAGAACCTGACCAGGCGACATTGGTGCCGGTCACACCTGGTGAAATCACATCCGACCATGGCTTCAACCTCTTTCATCCGGGAGAGCGAGATTTGGTAGCGGAATGCACCCAAGCACTCAAACAAAAGTCCATCCGTGTTTCTTTGTTTATGGAATCTGATCCTCAAGGCTACGAGATCGCCAAGGACCTTGGAGCTGATCGCATAGAATTGTATACGGGACCCTTTGCCCATGCCTGTGACCAGTCCTTGGAATCAGGGAAGGTTTTCTTTAAAGAATACGAAACTGCCGCAAAACGAGCCAACGAACTAGGATTAGGTGTGAATGCAGGGCATGATTTGGATACAAACAACCTTCAAATCTTTGCCAAACTCCCCCACCTGGCGGAAGTCTCTATCGGACACCGCCTAATGGCACAAGCGTTGCGAGATGGTATGAAACAAACAATAGAAGATTATCTCAAAGTTCTTTCGCAAGGACACTAA
- a CDS encoding tetratricopeptide repeat protein produces MIWFFAFLSVAFHCSGRVPSPKSEPYHLDTLIFLDEVLLEIWDGGETRENAMSRLRYTCRNQDTDDGFICYSLGLVEYKRGNFLESYTAFQKALEKNPNDTLYKNMLRLSAEKSNNLEDLKAKGEEATVLATYSSLIEACQTETKREFLFPRFLELAKLGHLTKDMLRRGVVSSCFSLLNEEEKSQISAFAKHNPIRYADRLADDRTKADPWSKVWDTRAYHKGEEADENPSNSKPLTEHWKKVKSAAKTGDVEQARIHLKSFTYEIQQAKKKGGLEANLALALERAAKLLIEQDPSFARISVLAKEL; encoded by the coding sequence ATGATCTGGTTTTTTGCTTTTCTGAGTGTTGCATTTCACTGTTCGGGAAGAGTACCTAGCCCAAAATCAGAGCCTTACCATCTTGATACTCTTATCTTTCTCGATGAAGTTCTTTTAGAAATTTGGGACGGCGGTGAAACTCGGGAAAATGCAATGTCTCGCTTGCGATACACTTGTCGAAACCAAGATACCGATGATGGATTCATTTGTTATTCCCTAGGCCTTGTAGAATACAAACGAGGGAATTTTCTTGAAAGTTACACGGCGTTCCAAAAGGCACTGGAAAAAAATCCAAACGACACACTCTACAAAAACATGCTCAGGCTCTCTGCAGAAAAATCCAATAATTTGGAGGACCTCAAAGCGAAAGGCGAAGAAGCCACGGTACTTGCTACATACTCCTCACTTATAGAAGCTTGCCAAACTGAGACAAAACGTGAGTTTCTATTCCCTAGGTTTTTAGAGTTGGCAAAGTTAGGTCATCTAACGAAAGATATGCTCAGGCGTGGTGTGGTATCCTCTTGTTTTTCATTGTTAAATGAGGAGGAGAAATCCCAAATCTCCGCATTTGCTAAACACAATCCCATTCGTTATGCGGACAGGCTTGCTGATGATAGGACCAAAGCCGACCCTTGGTCCAAGGTTTGGGACACTCGCGCCTACCACAAAGGGGAGGAAGCAGATGAGAACCCAAGCAATAGCAAGCCGCTAACGGAGCATTGGAAGAAGGTCAAATCAGCAGCTAAAACTGGGGACGTAGAACAGGCAAGAATACATCTCAAGTCCTTTACCTACGAGATCCAACAAGCAAAAAAGAAGGGAGGTCTAGAAGCAAACCTTGCTTTGGCTTTGGAAAGAGCAGCGAAACTACTCATAGAACAAGACCCAAGTTTTGCACGAATTAGTGTCCTTGCGAAAGAACTTTGA